In Procambarus clarkii isolate CNS0578487 chromosome 82, FALCON_Pclarkii_2.0, whole genome shotgun sequence, one genomic interval encodes:
- the LOC123764348 gene encoding uncharacterized protein isoform X1 encodes MVVSKGKMRFEDPFDVDAFINNLLILKKYPGKNIRMEESKIKALVSAARQVLLDQPTLVELEAPVNIIGDIHGQFNDLLRHFDKLGYPPDQNYLFLGDYVDRGKQSLETICLVLAYKVKYPNNFFILRGNHECASINRIYGFYDECKRRYNVKLWKTFTDLFNCLPLAALIEGTILCMHGGLSPDLHNLEQLRAIERPLNVPDSGLVCDILWADPDEEGRGWTPNDRGVSWTFGGDVLKAFLEHHDLSLIVRAHQVVEDGYQFFQKRSLVTLFSAANYCGEFDNAGATMGVSEDLTCWFNILPPDRRRSYIKK; translated from the exons ATGGTAGTATCGAAGGGCAAGATGAGATTCGAAGATCCCTTCGATGTGGATGCCTTCATCAATAACCTCCTCATCCTAAAGAAGTACCCAGGGAAGAAT ATCCGCATGGAAGAGAGCAAGATTAAGGCGCTGGTATCAGCAGCTCGTCAGGTCCTGCTGGACCAGCCGACGCTGGTAGAGCTCGAGGCCCCAGTTAACATCATTGGGGACATCCATGGCCAGTTCAACGACCTCCTTAGGCACTTCGATAAGCTGGGTTACCCTCCAGACCAGAACTACCTGTTCCTCGGCGACTACGTTGACAG AGGGAAACAGTCCTTGGAGACAATCTGTTTGGTGCTGGCTTACAAAGTAAAATACCCAAACAATTTCTTCATTTTGCGAGGAAATCACGAATGTGCCTCTATTAACAG GATATATGGCTTTTATGACGAGTGCAAAAGAAGATACAATGTAAAGTTGTGGAAAACCTTTACAGATCTCTTCAACTGTCTCCCCTTAG CTGCCCTTATCGAAGGCACCATCTTGTGTATGCACGGCGGGCTGTCTCCAGACCTCCATAATCTTGAACAG TTACGGGCGATTGAGAGGCCTCTCAATGTCCCTGACTCTGGCTTGGTGTGTGACATCCTCTGGGCTGACCCCGATGAG GAGGGTCGTGGATGGACTCCAAATGACAGAGGTGTGTCTTGGACCTTCGGCGGAGATGTACTTAAGGCTTTCCTTGAGCACCATGATTTGAGCCTCATTGTGCGTGCTCACCAG GTAGTCGAGGATGGCTACCAATTCTTTCAAAAGCGGTCCCTAGTGACACTGTTCAGTGCAGCTAATTACTGCGGAGAGTTTGACAATGCAGGAGCGACCATGGGAGTCAGTGAGGACCTTACCTGCTGGTTTAACATTCTCCCA CCTGACCGTCGACGATCCTACATCAAGAAATGA
- the LOC123764348 gene encoding uncharacterized protein isoform X2: MEESKIKALVSAARQVLLDQPTLVELEAPVNIIGDIHGQFNDLLRHFDKLGYPPDQNYLFLGDYVDRGKQSLETICLVLAYKVKYPNNFFILRGNHECASINRIYGFYDECKRRYNVKLWKTFTDLFNCLPLAALIEGTILCMHGGLSPDLHNLEQLRAIERPLNVPDSGLVCDILWADPDEEGRGWTPNDRGVSWTFGGDVLKAFLEHHDLSLIVRAHQVVEDGYQFFQKRSLVTLFSAANYCGEFDNAGATMGVSEDLTCWFNILPPDRRRSYIKK; this comes from the exons ATGGAAGAGAGCAAGATTAAGGCGCTGGTATCAGCAGCTCGTCAGGTCCTGCTGGACCAGCCGACGCTGGTAGAGCTCGAGGCCCCAGTTAACATCATTGGGGACATCCATGGCCAGTTCAACGACCTCCTTAGGCACTTCGATAAGCTGGGTTACCCTCCAGACCAGAACTACCTGTTCCTCGGCGACTACGTTGACAG AGGGAAACAGTCCTTGGAGACAATCTGTTTGGTGCTGGCTTACAAAGTAAAATACCCAAACAATTTCTTCATTTTGCGAGGAAATCACGAATGTGCCTCTATTAACAG GATATATGGCTTTTATGACGAGTGCAAAAGAAGATACAATGTAAAGTTGTGGAAAACCTTTACAGATCTCTTCAACTGTCTCCCCTTAG CTGCCCTTATCGAAGGCACCATCTTGTGTATGCACGGCGGGCTGTCTCCAGACCTCCATAATCTTGAACAG TTACGGGCGATTGAGAGGCCTCTCAATGTCCCTGACTCTGGCTTGGTGTGTGACATCCTCTGGGCTGACCCCGATGAG GAGGGTCGTGGATGGACTCCAAATGACAGAGGTGTGTCTTGGACCTTCGGCGGAGATGTACTTAAGGCTTTCCTTGAGCACCATGATTTGAGCCTCATTGTGCGTGCTCACCAG GTAGTCGAGGATGGCTACCAATTCTTTCAAAAGCGGTCCCTAGTGACACTGTTCAGTGCAGCTAATTACTGCGGAGAGTTTGACAATGCAGGAGCGACCATGGGAGTCAGTGAGGACCTTACCTGCTGGTTTAACATTCTCCCA CCTGACCGTCGACGATCCTACATCAAGAAATGA